The Mucilaginibacter mallensis genome has a segment encoding these proteins:
- a CDS encoding DUF427 domain-containing protein, producing the protein MKALWNNQVIAESNDTVVVENNHYFPKESVNQDFLKPSDTHSTCPWKGLASYYSLDVDGKQNNDAAWYYPDPKPAAAEIKDHVAFWKGVKITD; encoded by the coding sequence ATGAAAGCACTATGGAATAACCAGGTTATTGCCGAAAGCAATGATACTGTTGTTGTTGAAAATAATCATTACTTCCCGAAGGAAAGCGTAAATCAGGATTTTCTGAAACCATCTGATACACACAGTACTTGCCCGTGGAAAGGACTGGCATCATACTACTCTCTTGATGTGGATGGTAAACAAAATAATGATGCTGCCTGGTATTATCCCGATCCAAAGCCTGCAGCTGCTGAAATTAAAGATCATGTAGCGTTTTGGAAAGGTGTTAAAATAACGGATTAA
- the istA gene encoding IS21 family transposase, with protein MSKIRKILRMNSQGRSTRFIAAQIDSSRNTVRKYLAVLKKSGFTFEEVNSLNDKELEDIFGKTRENNQPSSRMQSMLRCFPHVDKELKKTGMNRQLLWEAYIKEFPDGYKYTQFCTYYNQWKTRVNPTMHMDHKAGDKLYVDFAGEKMSYTDKETGEVIEVEVFVAILGASQLTYVEAVMSQQKEDFIAACENTLHFIGGVPAAIVPDNLKAAVTKSSRYEPTLNETFEDFADHYGTTILPARAYRPRDKALVEGAVKIIYTKVYAPLNKHVYHSLTELNTAIWQALEVHNSQLLKGRNYSRILQFEEIERGALAPLPVLRYQFKKHFYARVIKNGHVNLGPDKHYYSVPYRFIGKRVKLLYSRTIVEIYSNYERIALHPREKNPYGYTTDKEHMASAHRFKSDWTPDMFLNWAASIHEDVRLYILQILERKQHPEQAYKSCLGVLGFAKKAGNDRLIMACQRGLSYGLYSYKTIQTILENKMDNYEESIFADELPMPDHGNIRGKDYYK; from the coding sequence ATGAGTAAGATTAGAAAGATTTTAAGGATGAACAGCCAGGGTCGCAGCACGCGATTTATAGCTGCCCAGATTGATTCATCCCGGAATACCGTAAGAAAGTACCTGGCCGTCCTTAAGAAGAGCGGCTTTACCTTTGAAGAAGTTAATAGCCTGAATGATAAGGAACTGGAAGATATTTTCGGCAAGACCAGGGAAAACAACCAGCCAAGCAGCCGTATGCAATCCATGCTGCGCTGCTTTCCGCACGTCGATAAAGAGCTCAAAAAGACCGGTATGAACCGGCAACTCCTGTGGGAAGCCTATATCAAAGAGTTTCCTGACGGCTATAAGTACACCCAGTTTTGCACGTATTACAACCAATGGAAGACCAGGGTCAACCCGACCATGCACATGGATCACAAGGCCGGAGACAAGCTATACGTTGATTTTGCGGGTGAAAAGATGAGCTATACGGACAAGGAAACCGGTGAAGTCATTGAAGTAGAAGTCTTTGTAGCAATCCTTGGGGCCAGTCAGCTCACCTATGTAGAGGCTGTTATGAGCCAGCAAAAGGAAGACTTTATCGCAGCCTGCGAGAATACCCTGCACTTTATCGGCGGCGTTCCTGCCGCCATTGTACCGGATAACCTGAAGGCGGCTGTAACCAAAAGCAGCCGCTATGAACCAACCCTTAACGAAACATTTGAAGACTTCGCCGACCATTATGGGACTACCATTCTACCAGCGCGGGCGTACCGCCCGCGTGACAAGGCATTAGTAGAAGGTGCCGTTAAGATCATTTATACCAAGGTATACGCCCCTTTAAACAAGCATGTCTACCATTCTTTAACAGAACTCAATACAGCGATCTGGCAGGCCCTGGAAGTCCATAACAGCCAGTTGCTTAAGGGTCGCAATTATAGCAGGATACTACAGTTTGAAGAGATCGAGCGTGGGGCCCTGGCACCGCTACCTGTCCTGCGTTACCAGTTCAAAAAACACTTTTATGCCAGGGTGATCAAGAATGGCCATGTCAATCTCGGCCCTGATAAACACTATTACAGTGTGCCTTATCGCTTCATCGGCAAGCGGGTTAAGCTATTATACTCCCGCACTATTGTAGAGATCTACTCCAATTATGAGCGTATCGCTTTGCACCCGCGCGAAAAGAACCCCTATGGTTATACTACTGACAAAGAACACATGGCCAGCGCTCACCGCTTTAAAAGTGACTGGACACCAGATATGTTCCTCAATTGGGCGGCCTCCATTCATGAGGATGTCAGGCTATATATCCTTCAGATACTGGAGCGTAAACAACACCCCGAACAGGCTTACAAATCCTGCCTGGGGGTACTTGGCTTTGCAAAAAAAGCAGGGAATGACCGGTTAATAATGGCCTGTCAGCGAGGGCTCAGTTATGGCCTTTATAGCTATAAAACGATACAAACCATATTGGAAAACAAGATGGACAACTATGAGGAAAGCATATTTGCCGATGAGCTACCCATGCCTGATCATGGTAATATCCGGGGAAAAGACTATTACAAATAA
- a CDS encoding super-infection exclusion protein B gives MKFLSDLLDLNKITAKTAFLVLIVSVCLLFLPPAFLLKLQIVDFKKDYGKYFGFAFLASAAFLLVAVLNWAQEKINVFFRKRKQATYIIKAIEKMDFQELAVLREFFINAQQSLDMPIDNPVVAGMLNKGLLYQLSSMGQMSAEGLMMPVAMHHLLKDNLKPESLGLPLTEPSQEVKNEILEARPNWAKSLARRKFNSWY, from the coding sequence ATGAAATTTCTATCTGATTTATTAGACCTTAATAAAATTACTGCTAAAACAGCTTTCTTGGTTTTGATAGTATCAGTTTGCCTGCTGTTTTTACCGCCTGCCTTTTTATTAAAGCTTCAGATAGTAGATTTTAAAAAAGACTATGGAAAGTATTTCGGCTTTGCATTTTTAGCGTCAGCCGCGTTTTTATTAGTTGCCGTACTAAATTGGGCACAAGAAAAAATTAATGTTTTTTTTAGGAAACGCAAACAAGCGACCTACATCATCAAAGCTATTGAGAAAATGGATTTTCAAGAATTGGCGGTATTGAGAGAATTCTTCATTAATGCACAACAATCATTAGATATGCCGATTGATAACCCGGTAGTGGCAGGAATGTTGAACAAAGGTCTTCTTTACCAGTTGTCGTCGATGGGACAAATGTCGGCTGAGGGCCTGATGATGCCTGTCGCTATGCATCATTTACTAAAGGATAATCTTAAGCCAGAAAGCTTGGGCCTACCCCTAACTGAGCCTTCGCAAGAGGTCAAAAACGAGATTCTGGAAGCCCGCCCTAATTGGGCCAAATCACTCGCACGAAGAAAATTTAATAGCTGGTATTGA
- a CDS encoding zinc metalloprotease → MKKLTGLILLICGISAMTRAQTRINIAFFYTPAVAVALGLNQMNGIINTEVGNIDSAFRNSNIDGLVVNSCSMGIELQEAGCLQILLDSAVISVNGPFRQLKELRKLTAADVVVIIANYPGQGGVSGNFGDFNQAYIVVDYRCLGANYSVARELGYLMGCGNHESQSGRFNDAAPSARGYIYVDEDNADNNFNTIMAYTDEQPSYDQPDFKMAPCWSNPDGRVNGLATGDAAHNNAAQINSYLPEIALYSTYYGMLYEQNLVLPAWSFQKLGSKRRLVMEQVVIEKDSQTEIDAKFIRLQRNFDVKKGATVRFDSQPIEIDNPQVP, encoded by the coding sequence ATGAAAAAACTAACCGGATTGATCCTGCTTATTTGCGGGATCAGCGCCATGACCAGGGCGCAAACACGTATCAACATAGCATTTTTTTACACACCCGCAGTAGCTGTAGCATTAGGGCTCAACCAAATGAACGGCATCATTAACACAGAGGTTGGAAATATCGATTCGGCCTTCCGGAACAGTAATATCGATGGACTAGTGGTCAATAGCTGCAGCATGGGAATCGAACTACAGGAGGCAGGTTGCCTGCAAATACTGCTGGACAGCGCGGTCATTTCCGTCAACGGACCGTTCCGTCAGCTGAAAGAACTGCGGAAACTCACCGCCGCGGATGTGGTGGTGATCATCGCTAATTACCCCGGGCAGGGGGGCGTCAGCGGAAACTTCGGCGATTTTAACCAGGCCTATATCGTTGTGGATTACCGCTGTCTTGGCGCCAATTATTCCGTGGCCAGGGAACTGGGCTATCTGATGGGCTGCGGGAACCACGAAAGCCAGAGCGGTCGTTTCAATGATGCGGCCCCCTCGGCACGCGGCTATATTTATGTAGATGAAGATAATGCGGACAATAATTTTAATACGATCATGGCTTATACGGATGAACAGCCTTCTTATGATCAGCCGGACTTCAAAATGGCGCCATGCTGGTCAAACCCGGACGGGAGGGTTAACGGGCTTGCTACCGGGGACGCTGCGCATAATAACGCGGCGCAAATAAACAGTTACCTCCCGGAAATTGCGCTTTACAGTACCTATTATGGCATGTTATATGAGCAGAACCTGGTGTTACCCGCCTGGTCTTTTCAGAAACTGGGGAGTAAACGTAGACTCGTCATGGAGCAGGTGGTCATAGAAAAAGATTCGCAAACAGAAATAGATGCCAAGTTCATCAGGTTACAGCGTAATTTTGACGTCAAAAAGGGGGCAACGGTGCGTTTTGATTCCCAGCCTATAGAAATAGATAATCCTCAAGTTCCGTAG
- a CDS encoding ORF6N domain-containing protein, with the protein MENQLIPDEIIMNKIYYIRGQKVMLDKDLAELYGTETKKLKQQVNRNLNRFPKHYMFELTKEENEILRSQNLNSGKGEHSKYLPFVFSEHGILMLSNVLKSESAVRVSIRIIDVFVKLREVYAEQTEVWLAIEKIKSKLDNQDKNMEIVFRYLDELIDKKHQPQQRKRIGYKPDDV; encoded by the coding sequence ATGGAAAACCAATTGATACCTGATGAAATCATCATGAACAAAATATATTATATAAGAGGACAAAAAGTAATGCTTGATAAAGACCTGGCAGAGTTATATGGTACTGAAACCAAAAAATTAAAGCAGCAGGTAAATAGAAATCTAAATAGGTTTCCAAAACATTATATGTTTGAACTAACGAAAGAGGAAAACGAAATCTTAAGGTCACAAAATCTAAATTCGGGAAAAGGGGAACACTCCAAATATTTACCGTTTGTGTTTAGTGAGCATGGCATCCTAATGTTATCTAATGTACTTAAAAGCGAAAGCGCAGTGCGGGTAAGCATTAGGATTATAGACGTATTTGTCAAATTGAGGGAGGTCTATGCCGAACAAACCGAGGTTTGGTTAGCTATTGAAAAGATAAAAAGCAAGCTTGATAATCAAGATAAAAATATGGAAATCGTATTCCGCTATCTTGACGAACTAATCGACAAAAAGCATCAGCCACAACAGCGTAAAAGGATTGGTTACAAGCCTGATGATGTATAA
- a CDS encoding site-specific integrase, with translation MKSNFHLLFYIRKQKNYKGGAMPIYMRITVNGKRADMSAGRECEPVKWNSQAGRAIGTKEEIKSLNNYLDSLQSKVRDAHQVLIDANQTITTESLLNQFTGKTQKSRYLMQLFTEHNAKVKALIGNGFEANTLKGYNTSEKHLTGYLQNEYGKTDIEISQLNHAFITGFEFYLKAECKISGVSAAKYIKHLKKIVNHCIANNWLKQNPFINFKSSAKAKERTYLTQQELDAITNKKFVVERLVQVRDVFVFCCYTGLSYADVKKLRRNEIGIGMDGDKWIFTSRQKTDTSSRIPLLPVALTILNRYQDHPQCENKGLLLPVLSNQKMNAYLKEIADLSDVVKHLTFHLARHTFATTVTLSNNVPIETVSKMLGHTNIKTTQHYAKILDLKVSHDMAALKQHYAGI, from the coding sequence ATGAAAAGTAATTTCCATCTGCTTTTTTACATCAGAAAGCAAAAAAACTACAAAGGCGGTGCAATGCCTATCTACATGCGTATTACAGTTAACGGCAAACGTGCGGATATGTCTGCCGGGCGTGAATGCGAACCCGTCAAATGGAACAGCCAGGCAGGGCGTGCCATTGGTACAAAAGAAGAAATCAAGTCCCTTAACAATTATCTGGATAGCCTGCAAAGTAAAGTAAGGGACGCGCACCAGGTGTTGATTGATGCAAACCAAACCATAACAACCGAAAGTTTGCTGAACCAATTTACAGGTAAAACTCAAAAGAGCCGTTACCTTATGCAACTGTTTACCGAGCATAATGCAAAAGTAAAAGCATTGATCGGCAATGGATTTGAGGCAAATACATTAAAGGGGTACAATACTTCTGAAAAACACCTTACAGGTTATTTGCAAAATGAATATGGTAAAACCGATATTGAAATTAGCCAATTGAACCATGCTTTTATCACGGGCTTTGAATTTTACCTTAAAGCAGAGTGTAAAATTAGCGGAGTATCGGCAGCCAAATACATTAAGCACCTGAAAAAAATTGTTAATCACTGCATTGCCAATAATTGGCTTAAGCAGAACCCATTTATCAATTTCAAATCTTCTGCAAAAGCAAAAGAACGTACTTATTTAACACAACAGGAACTGGACGCTATCACAAATAAAAAATTTGTTGTTGAACGTTTAGTACAGGTGCGGGATGTTTTTGTCTTTTGTTGTTATACCGGATTATCTTATGCCGATGTTAAAAAACTAAGGAGAAACGAGATAGGTATTGGTATGGACGGTGATAAGTGGATATTCACAAGCAGGCAAAAAACAGATACATCTTCAAGAATACCACTTTTACCCGTAGCGTTAACGATATTAAACCGCTATCAGGATCACCCGCAATGTGAAAATAAGGGCTTGTTATTGCCAGTATTAAGCAATCAAAAAATGAACGCCTACTTAAAAGAAATAGCAGACTTATCCGATGTAGTGAAGCATTTAACATTTCATTTGGCAAGACATACTTTCGCAACAACAGTTACTTTATCCAATAATGTACCGATTGAAACGGTCAGTAAAATGTTAGGCCATACCAATATTAAGACAACACAGCACTATGCTAAAATATTGGATTTAAAGGTTAGCCATGATATGGCCGCTCTTAAACAGCACTATGCAGGAATTTAA
- a CDS encoding ABC transporter permease/substrate-binding protein has translation MNDQQQTLWQFMQEQSDKLLTQTLEHIGLTFISLFLAILVGLPLGILIARKRKLSGSVLGIAGILQTIPSIALLGFMIPLLGIGPKPAIVALLLYALLPIIRNTYTGITGVDAAVKEAATAMGMSQWQILFKVELPLAMPVILAGIRTATVITVGVATLASYIAAGGLGEFIFGGISLNNTNMILAGAIPAALLAIIFDFLLSRVQNLNLKKINTATKVLPLILIVLASFYLIPSAYGSKLTAGFTPEFMGRQDGNLGLKSKYGLKIHTIVISDAVMYKAAYEKQLDVISGYSTDGRLKAYGLVVLKDDKGIFPPYYAAPIVRDESLKQFPELEKTLNLLSGKINDTVMTELNYRTDYLHQSPERVAKDFLVSQNLWKPERGGKDGVVRIGSKIFGEQYILANMYSMLIKGYTDYDVSTKTGLGGTKICFDALTNNQIDFYPEYTGTGLLVILQPPIKTINLVEASKEKTYDYDKQEFESRYHIKWLQPIGFNNAYALMMRQKQAKDLNVKTITDLKNYLERK, from the coding sequence ATGAATGATCAGCAACAGACTTTGTGGCAGTTTATGCAGGAGCAGAGCGATAAGCTGCTTACCCAAACGTTGGAACATATCGGGTTAACGTTTATCTCCTTGTTTTTGGCGATATTAGTTGGTTTGCCCTTGGGGATACTCATCGCCCGGAAGAGGAAATTATCCGGTTCGGTTTTAGGGATTGCAGGCATATTGCAAACCATACCGAGCATTGCCTTGCTGGGCTTTATGATCCCGCTATTGGGTATCGGCCCCAAACCTGCCATTGTAGCGCTTTTATTGTACGCGCTATTGCCTATCATCCGTAATACTTATACCGGTATTACAGGCGTTGATGCTGCCGTTAAAGAAGCCGCCACAGCTATGGGTATGAGCCAATGGCAAATACTATTTAAGGTTGAATTGCCGTTGGCTATGCCCGTGATATTAGCTGGAATCCGCACTGCTACGGTGATAACGGTTGGCGTGGCTACACTGGCGTCATACATTGCCGCGGGTGGCTTAGGGGAGTTTATTTTCGGCGGGATATCGCTTAATAATACCAATATGATTTTGGCAGGGGCTATACCTGCAGCTTTGTTAGCAATCATTTTTGATTTTTTGCTGTCGAGAGTGCAAAACCTCAACCTAAAAAAAATAAATACGGCTACTAAAGTATTGCCGCTTATATTGATCGTACTGGCATCCTTTTACCTTATTCCATCGGCTTATGGCAGCAAGCTTACCGCCGGTTTTACGCCGGAGTTTATGGGCAGGCAGGATGGTAACCTCGGATTAAAAAGCAAATACGGGCTAAAGATCCACACCATCGTCATCAGCGATGCCGTAATGTATAAGGCGGCGTATGAAAAGCAACTGGATGTGATCAGCGGCTACTCCACTGACGGCCGTTTAAAGGCCTATGGCCTGGTAGTATTAAAGGATGATAAAGGGATATTTCCGCCCTATTATGCCGCGCCGATTGTTAGGGACGAGTCATTAAAACAGTTCCCGGAGTTGGAAAAAACACTGAATCTACTATCGGGCAAAATTAATGATACAGTGATGACGGAATTAAATTACCGAACCGACTATCTTCACCAAAGCCCGGAGCGGGTAGCAAAGGATTTTCTGGTTTCGCAAAATTTATGGAAACCGGAAAGAGGGGGTAAGGATGGTGTTGTTCGCATCGGGTCAAAGATTTTTGGTGAACAATATATCCTGGCAAATATGTACAGCATGCTGATAAAGGGTTATACCGATTATGATGTATCAACCAAAACTGGCCTCGGCGGTACAAAAATTTGTTTTGACGCGCTCACCAATAACCAAATAGATTTTTATCCCGAATACACAGGCACTGGCTTGCTGGTAATATTGCAGCCACCAATAAAAACAATTAACTTAGTAGAAGCCAGTAAGGAAAAGACCTACGATTACGACAAACAAGAGTTTGAAAGCCGTTACCACATTAAATGGTTGCAACCCATAGGTTTTAACAATGCTTATGCTTTAATGATGCGGCAAAAACAAGCAAAGGATTTGAATGTTAAGACAATAACAGATCTGAAAAATTATCTCGAAAGGAAATAA
- a CDS encoding ABC transporter ATP-binding protein — protein MIKVEHLSKHFGKVKAVDDISFEVAEHETLVLLGTSGCGKTTTLKMINRLIEPTHGKIFINNKNILDQQPEVLRRGIGYVLQNNGLFPHYTVGENIAIVPQLLKWDVKKIQHRVSELLEKLHLSNDYLNVYPNELSGGQQQRVGLARALVANPPVLLMDEPFGALDNVTKAKIHAEFKALDELKRKTIIMVTHDVQEAFELGDRICLMDAGKIVQTGVPTELLFKPKNNFVRDFLNEQRLELEFKAIKPPPPPEGGTFELHGKALPSDASLWWFLEQLKFTEGESIFIFDHQHKKVGELRFEELMSTFYQYKKEQRHE, from the coding sequence ATGATAAAGGTTGAACATCTAAGCAAACACTTCGGCAAGGTAAAGGCGGTGGATGATATTTCTTTCGAGGTGGCTGAGCATGAAACGCTCGTGCTTTTAGGTACCAGTGGTTGCGGTAAAACCACTACCCTGAAGATGATTAACCGGCTGATAGAGCCTACGCACGGCAAGATATTCATCAACAATAAAAATATTCTTGACCAGCAACCTGAAGTTTTAAGGCGGGGCATAGGCTATGTGCTGCAAAATAACGGCCTGTTTCCGCATTATACGGTGGGGGAGAACATCGCTATTGTGCCGCAATTATTAAAGTGGGATGTGAAAAAAATACAACACCGCGTTAGCGAATTGCTGGAAAAGCTGCATCTATCTAATGATTATTTAAATGTTTACCCAAATGAACTAAGCGGTGGCCAGCAGCAAAGGGTAGGGCTGGCCAGGGCTTTAGTGGCCAACCCGCCGGTGTTGTTGATGGATGAACCTTTCGGCGCGCTGGATAACGTGACCAAGGCAAAGATCCATGCAGAATTTAAGGCGTTGGATGAACTGAAAAGAAAAACCATCATCATGGTTACCCATGATGTACAAGAGGCCTTTGAACTGGGCGACAGGATCTGCCTTATGGATGCAGGAAAGATAGTACAAACGGGCGTTCCCACAGAACTGCTGTTCAAACCCAAAAATAATTTTGTAAGAGATTTCCTGAACGAACAAAGATTGGAATTGGAATTCAAGGCGATCAAGCCCCCCCCGCCCCCTGAAGGGGGAACTTTTGAATTGCATGGTAAGGCTTTGCCTTCTGATGCAAGTTTGTGGTGGTTTTTGGAGCAATTGAAATTTACGGAAGGCGAAAGTATCTTCATTTTCGATCATCAACATAAAAAGGTTGGCGAATTAAGGTTTGAGGAATTAATGTCGACATTCTATCAATATAAAAAGGAGCAGCGGCATGAATGA
- a CDS encoding mercuric reductase: MKQYDAIVIGAGQAGVPLAKKLAQAGKKTAIIEKRFIGGTCVNDGCTPTKTWVASAKAAYMAAHSGPLGVKVKGYKIDMRQVKKRKDEIVMRSRMGGQHAIEKTKNLDLIFGEATFTAEKTLSVKLNSGNTQVVKADWIFIDTGAKTLIPEIEGLKDIEYLTSTTILDLDKVPDHLLIVGSNYIGMEFGQMFGRFGSKVTMLEKAQRILSREDADIAEAMHKIMLYEGITIHTDAQTTAFRKTKKGNIKATVTIAGKEDTITCTHVLLAIGRVPQSAALDLDKTGVKVDEKGYIKVNDKLETNVKGIYALGDVKGGPAFTHIAYNDYTIVYRNLIENAKLTTKDRPVPYCMFTDPELGRVGISEEEAKKQKLNVKIAKLPMAHVARAIENGDTRGFMKAVVDADTKKILGAAVLGSQGGEIMTVLQMAMEGGITYDRIRYCVFAHPTYSESLNNLFMPLEP, translated from the coding sequence ATGAAACAATACGATGCTATAGTTATTGGCGCTGGTCAGGCAGGTGTGCCATTGGCGAAAAAGTTGGCTCAGGCCGGTAAAAAAACTGCTATTATTGAAAAGCGTTTCATCGGTGGAACCTGTGTTAATGATGGCTGTACGCCAACCAAAACCTGGGTGGCATCGGCTAAGGCAGCTTATATGGCAGCGCATAGCGGTCCGCTGGGGGTAAAGGTTAAGGGGTATAAGATTGATATGCGCCAGGTAAAAAAGCGCAAAGATGAGATCGTAATGCGCTCGCGCATGGGCGGCCAGCATGCTATCGAAAAAACCAAAAATCTGGATCTTATTTTTGGCGAAGCCACTTTTACTGCTGAGAAAACGTTATCAGTTAAGCTTAACTCCGGCAATACACAGGTGGTAAAAGCCGACTGGATCTTTATCGATACAGGTGCAAAAACATTGATCCCGGAGATTGAAGGATTGAAGGATATCGAATATCTTACTTCAACTACCATACTCGATCTGGATAAAGTGCCCGATCATTTACTGATCGTAGGTAGTAATTATATCGGGATGGAGTTTGGGCAGATGTTTGGGCGATTTGGCAGCAAGGTAACTATGCTGGAGAAGGCACAACGCATATTAAGCAGGGAGGACGCGGATATTGCCGAAGCCATGCATAAAATAATGTTATATGAAGGAATCACTATTCATACCGATGCGCAAACTACCGCTTTCCGCAAAACTAAAAAAGGGAATATAAAAGCTACCGTTACAATTGCAGGCAAGGAGGATACCATAACCTGCACGCATGTGTTGCTGGCCATTGGCCGTGTACCGCAGTCGGCTGCTTTAGATTTGGATAAAACCGGTGTTAAGGTTGATGAAAAAGGCTATATAAAAGTTAATGATAAGCTGGAAACCAATGTAAAGGGTATTTATGCTTTGGGCGATGTTAAGGGCGGCCCGGCGTTTACGCATATTGCATATAACGATTATACCATTGTTTACCGCAACCTGATCGAGAATGCGAAGCTCACCACTAAAGATCGCCCGGTGCCTTATTGTATGTTTACCGATCCGGAACTGGGGCGTGTGGGCATCAGCGAGGAGGAAGCTAAAAAGCAGAAACTGAACGTTAAAATTGCTAAATTGCCTATGGCGCACGTAGCCCGGGCGATAGAAAATGGTGATACCCGTGGATTTATGAAGGCCGTGGTTGATGCGGATACCAAAAAGATATTAGGCGCGGCTGTTTTAGGCAGCCAGGGTGGCGAGATCATGACGGTATTGCAGATGGCTATGGAAGGTGGGATTACTTACGATCGTATCCGGTATTGCGTATTTGCACACCCTACGTATTCCGAATCGCTGAATAACCTGTTTATGCCACTTGAACCCTAG
- the istB gene encoding IS21-like element helper ATPase IstB, translating into MNTSTLDKLRKMKFFGMFHAFKSSMETGKTNDYTADELLAHLVDAEWDDRQNRRIERTILYARFRYKASIEDVHYHADRSIDRNQIMRLADCTFVDRFENLLITGSTGIGKSYIASAVGYQACVLGYRVLYTSTPKLFAKLKMAKADGSYMKELAKIERQQLLILDDFGIQPFDAQSRAALMEIIEDRHGKTSLIITSQLPVSKWFEVIGEKTVADAILDRIVHDAHRIELKGESMRRKRNVEPENSH; encoded by the coding sequence ATGAACACAAGCACCTTAGACAAACTGCGGAAGATGAAGTTCTTCGGCATGTTCCATGCCTTTAAAAGCAGTATGGAAACCGGTAAAACAAACGATTACACGGCAGATGAACTACTGGCCCACCTGGTAGATGCAGAATGGGACGACCGGCAGAACAGGCGTATCGAACGCACGATCCTATATGCCCGGTTCCGCTATAAAGCTTCAATTGAAGATGTTCATTATCATGCCGACCGAAGTATCGACCGCAACCAGATCATGCGCCTGGCAGATTGTACGTTTGTTGACCGCTTCGAGAACCTGCTGATCACCGGCAGTACCGGTATCGGTAAAAGCTATATTGCTTCTGCTGTGGGCTACCAGGCCTGTGTATTGGGCTACCGGGTATTGTACACCAGTACACCCAAACTGTTCGCTAAACTGAAGATGGCCAAGGCGGACGGCTCCTACATGAAAGAGCTGGCTAAGATCGAAAGACAGCAATTGCTCATACTCGACGACTTTGGTATCCAGCCTTTTGATGCACAAAGCAGGGCTGCGCTAATGGAGATCATTGAGGACAGGCACGGTAAGACCTCGCTGATCATCACTTCGCAGTTGCCAGTGAGCAAATGGTTTGAAGTGATCGGTGAAAAAACGGTTGCTGATGCGATCCTTGACCGGATCGTTCATGATGCACACCGCATCGAGTTAAAGGGAGAATCTATGAGAAGAAAACGTAATGTTGAACCAGAAAACAGCCATTAA